Proteins from one Thermococcus sp. M36 genomic window:
- a CDS encoding 30S ribosomal protein S19: MARRKEFKYRGYTFEELLNMSLEDFAKLLPARQRRSLKRGLSPEQKKLLRKIRLAKKGKYKKPIRTHSRDMVILPEMVGMTIHVYNGKEFVPVEIKEEMIGHYLGEFALTRKVVQHGSPGVGATRSSMFVAIK, translated from the coding sequence ATGGCGAGAAGGAAGGAGTTTAAGTATAGGGGCTACACCTTTGAGGAACTGCTCAACATGTCACTCGAAGACTTTGCCAAGCTCCTCCCTGCCAGGCAGAGGAGGAGCCTCAAGAGAGGCCTCAGCCCGGAGCAGAAGAAGCTCCTCAGGAAGATCAGGCTTGCTAAGAAGGGCAAGTACAAGAAGCCGATAAGGACTCACAGCAGGGACATGGTTATACTCCCCGAGATGGTCGGCATGACAATCCACGTTTACAACGGAAAGGAGTTCGTTCCGGTTGAGATCAAGGAGGAGATGATTGGCCACTACCTTGGCGAGTTTGCCCTCACGAGGAAGGTCGTCCAGCACGGCTCGCCTGGTGTCGGTGCCACCAGGTCTTCGATGTTCGTGGCCATCAAGTGA
- the rplV gene encoding 50S ribosomal protein L22, protein MSRGRFSYSFQNFDPSRMARASGRDLRISPKHSVELLREIRGMMLNDALKYLDDVIALKRPVPMKRFNDSQGHKPGKGFGPGRYPVKVAKAVRKILLNARNNAEQKGLDPDRLRIIHAAAHKGPVIRGYIPRAFGRATPFNEQTTHIEIVVEEIRR, encoded by the coding sequence ATGAGCAGGGGCAGGTTTTCCTACTCATTCCAAAATTTTGATCCCAGCAGGATGGCAAGGGCCAGTGGAAGGGACCTCAGGATTTCACCCAAGCACAGCGTCGAGCTCCTCAGGGAGATCAGGGGCATGATGCTCAACGACGCCCTTAAGTATCTCGACGACGTTATAGCCCTTAAGAGACCGGTTCCGATGAAGCGCTTCAACGACAGCCAGGGTCACAAGCCTGGCAAGGGCTTCGGTCCTGGTAGGTATCCGGTCAAAGTGGCCAAGGCCGTCAGGAAGATCCTCCTCAACGCTAGAAACAACGCCGAGCAGAAGGGCCTCGACCCCGACAGGCTCAGGATCATCCACGCTGCGGCCCACAAGGGTCCTGTCATAAGGGGGTACATCCCGAGGGCCTTCGGAAGGGCCACACCGTTCAACGAGCAGACCACCCACATCGAGATAGTCGTTGAGGAGATTAGGAGGTGA
- a CDS encoding 30S ribosomal protein S3, whose product MAIERYFIREGVKEMLIDEYLEKELRRAGYGGIDIKKTPLGTKVIIFAANPGYVIGRGGRRIRELTRILERQFNLENPQIEVEEIKNPYLNAKVQAVRLAQALERGVHFRRAAYSAIRAIMRNGARGVEIRLSGKLTGERAKSVRFYQGYLAKVGNPAETLVSKGYAQAKLKLGVIGVKVSIMPPDAKLPDEIEVIEKVQEEVSANEAE is encoded by the coding sequence TTGGCGATCGAGAGATACTTCATCAGGGAAGGCGTTAAGGAGATGCTCATCGACGAGTACCTTGAGAAGGAGCTTAGGCGTGCAGGCTACGGAGGAATTGACATCAAGAAGACCCCGCTCGGAACCAAGGTGATAATCTTCGCCGCCAACCCTGGTTATGTTATTGGCAGGGGTGGAAGGCGCATTAGGGAACTCACCAGGATACTCGAGAGGCAGTTCAACCTAGAGAACCCGCAGATCGAGGTCGAGGAGATCAAGAACCCCTACCTCAACGCTAAGGTTCAGGCGGTTCGCCTTGCCCAGGCCCTCGAGAGGGGCGTTCACTTCAGGAGGGCTGCCTACTCAGCAATCAGGGCCATCATGAGGAACGGTGCCAGGGGCGTTGAGATAAGGCTCAGCGGTAAGCTCACTGGTGAAAGAGCGAAAAGCGTCAGGTTCTACCAGGGCTACCTCGCCAAGGTTGGAAACCCGGCCGAGACTCTTGTCAGCAAGGGCTACGCCCAGGCCAAGCTCAAGCTCGGTGTTATAGGTGTCAAGGTCTCCATCATGCCGCCCGACGCCAAGCTCCCGGATGAGATCGAGGTTATAGAGAAGGTTCAGGAAGAGGTGAGCGCCAATGAAGCCGAGTGA
- the rpmC gene encoding 50S ribosomal protein L29, whose amino-acid sequence MKPSEIREMSIEEIDKKIRELRLELAKERGVLTMGASLENPMVIRNIRRDIARLLTIKKEKLREKR is encoded by the coding sequence ATGAAGCCGAGTGAGATTAGAGAGATGAGTATCGAGGAGATCGACAAGAAGATCAGGGAGCTCCGCCTTGAACTCGCCAAGGAGAGGGGTGTGCTCACCATGGGGGCCTCGCTTGAGAACCCCATGGTCATCCGGAATATCAGGCGCGATATCGCGCGCCTGCTTACCATAAAGAAGGAGAAGCTTAGGGAGAAAAGGTGA
- the yciH gene encoding stress response translation initiation inhibitor YciH: MLFKEVLKEQQRIRVYIEKARYGKLKTIIEGIDEKEFNLEDIAKKLKAKLACGGTVKKGRIELQGDHRERVKKLLADLGFSEELIEIE, from the coding sequence ATGCTCTTTAAGGAGGTCCTCAAGGAGCAGCAAAGGATTAGAGTCTACATAGAGAAGGCCAGGTACGGAAAGCTTAAAACCATAATCGAGGGCATAGACGAGAAGGAGTTCAACCTCGAGGACATAGCCAAAAAGCTGAAGGCGAAGCTGGCATGCGGCGGAACGGTAAAGAAAGGAAGGATAGAACTCCAGGGCGACCACAGAGAAAGGGTCAAGAAGTTGCTAGCAGACCTTGGATTTTCAGAGGAGCTCATAGAAATCGAGTGA
- a CDS encoding ribonuclease P protein component 1 — MRRNGKERKDRTPGRPQRKGQEVASRPWIFRGAHRNRVTPRNIIWSELIGLKAKIIRASHPELVGIEGYVLDETRNTLTIGGERVWVIPKDVVELEFEVGDKKIRINGRELIGRPEMRLKKRWRR; from the coding sequence ATGCGGCGGAACGGTAAAGAAAGGAAGGATAGAACTCCAGGGCGACCACAGAGAAAGGGTCAAGAAGTTGCTAGCAGACCTTGGATTTTCAGAGGAGCTCATAGAAATCGAGTGACGCCAAGAAACATCATCTGGAGCGAGCTCATAGGCCTGAAAGCAAAAATTATAAGGGCATCTCATCCAGAGCTGGTTGGCATCGAGGGCTACGTCCTTGACGAGACGAGGAACACCCTCACCATTGGCGGTGAGAGGGTTTGGGTTATCCCGAAGGACGTGGTGGAGCTCGAGTTTGAGGTTGGCGATAAGAAAATCCGGATCAACGGAAGGGAACTGATTGGAAGACCCGAGATGAGATTGAAGAAGAGGTGGAGACGATGA
- a CDS encoding 30S ribosomal protein S17 — MREIGLKIQPPAEKCDDPHCPWHGNLKIHGRYFEGIVISDKPKRTVTVERQHYHYLKKYERYELRRSRIHAHNPPCINAKPGDKVLIAETRPLSKTKSFVVVAVLQKAGER, encoded by the coding sequence ATGAGAGAGATTGGATTGAAGATTCAGCCTCCCGCTGAGAAGTGTGATGACCCGCACTGCCCCTGGCACGGGAACCTCAAGATACACGGCAGATACTTTGAGGGCATTGTCATCAGCGACAAGCCCAAGAGGACCGTCACCGTTGAGAGGCAGCACTACCACTACCTCAAGAAGTACGAGAGGTATGAGCTCAGGAGGAGCAGGATACATGCCCATAACCCACCGTGCATCAATGCCAAGCCCGGCGACAAGGTTCTCATAGCTGAGACCAGGCCGCTTAGCAAGACCAAGAGCTTTGTCGTCGTTGCGGTCCTTCAGAAGGCAGGGGAGAGGTGA
- a CDS encoding 50S ribosomal protein L14, whose translation MAKKGAGATRGISPVRPTRALPIGAYLKVADNSGAKVIKIIGVVGYKGTRRRLASAGVGDMVVATVKKGRPDIRHQVVRAVIVRQRKEYRRLDGMRVKFEDNAAAIVTPEGVPRGTEIRGAIAREAAERWVRLGSIASIVL comes from the coding sequence ATGGCGAAGAAGGGTGCAGGTGCTACGAGAGGTATCAGCCCCGTGAGACCGACTCGTGCTCTTCCGATAGGTGCCTACCTCAAGGTCGCTGACAACAGCGGTGCGAAGGTAATTAAAATAATCGGTGTTGTCGGCTACAAGGGTACCAGGAGGAGGCTCGCCAGCGCGGGCGTTGGAGACATGGTGGTTGCGACCGTGAAGAAGGGAAGGCCCGACATAAGGCACCAGGTGGTTAGGGCGGTCATAGTCAGGCAGAGGAAGGAGTACCGCAGGCTCGATGGCATGCGCGTCAAGTTCGAGGACAACGCGGCAGCTATAGTCACCCCTGAAGGTGTCCCGAGGGGTACCGAGATCAGGGGTGCCATAGCAAGGGAGGCCGCCGAGCGCTGGGTCAGGCTCGGAAGCATAGCGAGCATCGTGTTGTGA
- the rplX gene encoding 50S ribosomal protein L24, giving the protein MKLDTRQPKKQRKFLYNAPLHLRSKIMSATLSPELRSKYGIRSIPIRVGDKVKVMRGDFKGHEGKVVEVDLKRYRIHVEGVTQKKVDGTEVFYPLHPSNVMIVDLNLEDERREKIINRRAG; this is encoded by the coding sequence ATGAAGTTGGATACGAGACAGCCCAAGAAGCAGAGGAAGTTCCTCTACAACGCTCCCCTTCACCTTAGGAGCAAGATAATGTCCGCCACCCTGAGTCCTGAGCTCAGGAGCAAGTACGGCATCAGGAGCATCCCGATCAGGGTCGGGGACAAGGTAAAAGTCATGCGCGGTGACTTCAAAGGGCACGAGGGCAAGGTCGTTGAGGTAGACCTCAAGAGGTACAGGATACATGTTGAGGGCGTTACCCAGAAGAAGGTCGACGGAACCGAGGTTTTCTACCCGCTCCACCCCTCGAACGTTATGATAGTTGACCTCAACCTCGAGGATGAGAGGAGAGAGAAGATAATTAATAGGAGGGCTGGCTGA
- a CDS encoding 30S ribosomal protein S4e — protein MARKGAKRHLKRLAAPNQWYIHRKAYKWAVRPRPGPHSMRTSIPLLYIVRDYLGYAKTAREARKILNEGRVLVDGRVRKDYKFPVGIMDVVSIPETGEHYRVLPNRIGKLILHPISEKEANIKPLRISNKRMVKGAKVQLNLHDGSNHLVTMDEKDRYMTAYTVIMKVPEREVIEVLPFEVGAYVFVTQGKNVARKGKVVEVRQFPMGWPDVVTIEDENGELFDTLKEYAFVVGKDKPEISLP, from the coding sequence ATGGCGAGGAAAGGCGCTAAGAGGCACCTTAAGAGGCTTGCTGCTCCCAATCAGTGGTATATCCACAGGAAAGCCTACAAGTGGGCGGTCAGGCCGAGGCCGGGTCCGCACAGCATGAGGACTTCAATTCCTCTGCTATACATAGTGAGGGACTACCTCGGCTACGCCAAGACCGCCCGTGAGGCTAGGAAGATCCTCAACGAGGGCAGGGTACTCGTTGACGGAAGGGTTAGGAAGGACTACAAGTTCCCGGTCGGAATCATGGACGTTGTCTCCATCCCGGAGACCGGCGAGCACTACAGGGTTCTTCCGAACAGGATAGGGAAGCTCATACTCCACCCGATAAGCGAGAAGGAGGCCAACATAAAGCCGCTCAGGATAAGCAACAAGCGCATGGTCAAGGGCGCGAAGGTTCAGCTCAACCTCCACGACGGAAGCAACCACCTGGTCACCATGGACGAGAAGGACAGGTACATGACCGCATACACTGTCATCATGAAGGTTCCGGAGAGGGAGGTCATAGAGGTTCTTCCGTTCGAGGTCGGTGCCTACGTCTTCGTTACCCAGGGTAAGAACGTCGCAAGGAAGGGCAAGGTCGTCGAGGTCAGGCAGTTCCCGATGGGCTGGCCGGACGTTGTCACCATTGAGGACGAGAACGGCGAGCTCTTTGATACGCTGAAGGAGTACGCCTTCGTCGTTGGTAAGGACAAGCCGGAGATTTCCCTTCCGTGA
- a CDS encoding 50S ribosomal protein L5, producing MQINREAILADWEAHPMRKPRIAKVTINIGVGESGERLTKAEKMLEQLVGQKPIRRRAKQTNKDFGIRRGEPIAVKVTLRGKKAEEMLRRLLVAVDNKLKASNFDEHGNFCFGIDEHINIPGVEYDPEIGIFGMDVCVTLERPGFRVAKRKRQRKKIPTKHKLTKEEGIVFAMEEFKVTVEGL from the coding sequence ATGCAGATCAACAGAGAGGCTATCCTTGCAGACTGGGAAGCTCACCCGATGAGGAAGCCTAGGATTGCCAAGGTCACCATCAATATTGGGGTTGGCGAGAGCGGTGAGCGCTTAACTAAGGCCGAGAAAATGCTGGAGCAGCTCGTCGGCCAGAAGCCGATAAGGAGGCGCGCGAAGCAGACCAACAAGGATTTCGGAATCAGACGTGGCGAGCCTATCGCTGTGAAGGTCACCCTCAGGGGCAAGAAAGCTGAGGAGATGCTCAGGAGGCTCCTCGTTGCGGTCGACAACAAGCTCAAGGCGAGCAACTTTGACGAGCACGGAAACTTCTGCTTCGGTATAGACGAGCACATCAACATCCCGGGCGTCGAGTACGACCCTGAGATAGGCATCTTTGGTATGGACGTCTGCGTCACCCTTGAGAGGCCTGGCTTCAGGGTCGCTAAGAGGAAGAGGCAGAGGAAGAAGATACCGACGAAGCACAAGCTGACCAAAGAAGAGGGTATTGTCTTCGCTATGGAGGAGTTTAAGGTAACCGTGGAGGGGTTGTGA
- a CDS encoding 30S ribosomal protein S14, translated as MAKADYNKRKPRKFGKGARRCVRCGQYGPIIRIHGLMLCRHCFREIAPKLGFKKYE; from the coding sequence ATGGCGAAGGCTGACTACAACAAGAGGAAGCCCAGGAAGTTTGGTAAGGGCGCCAGGAGATGCGTCCGCTGCGGACAGTACGGCCCGATAATCAGGATTCACGGCCTCATGCTCTGCAGGCACTGCTTTAGAGAGATTGCCCCCAAGCTGGGCTTTAAGAAGTACGAGTGA
- a CDS encoding 30S ribosomal protein S8, translating into MTLLDPLANALSHITNSERVGKKEVYIKPASKLIGEVLRVMQENGYIGEFEFIDDGRAGIYRVQLIGKINKAGAIKPRFPVKARDYEAWEKRFLPAFEFGILIVSTSQGVMTHKEAIEKGIGGRLIAYVY; encoded by the coding sequence ATGACTTTGCTTGACCCGCTGGCGAACGCTCTCTCCCACATAACCAACAGCGAGAGGGTTGGAAAGAAGGAGGTATACATAAAGCCCGCCTCGAAGCTCATCGGAGAGGTTCTCAGGGTTATGCAGGAAAACGGCTACATAGGTGAGTTCGAGTTCATCGACGACGGAAGGGCCGGCATCTACAGGGTGCAGCTCATAGGAAAGATCAACAAGGCAGGCGCCATTAAGCCGCGTTTCCCTGTCAAAGCCAGGGACTATGAGGCCTGGGAGAAGAGGTTCCTTCCGGCCTTCGAGTTCGGTATCCTCATAGTCTCGACCTCCCAGGGTGTCATGACTCACAAGGAGGCCATTGAGAAGGGAATCGGCGGAAGGCTGATAGCCTACGTCTACTGA
- a CDS encoding 50S ribosomal protein L6: protein MPIDAWVREEVEIPEGVEVTVENNVVKVKGPKGELEREFSYPGVQIFTEDDKVVVFKEFPRRRDIAIARTFKAHIANMLRGVTEGFTYKLKVVYSHFPMTVKVQGDEVIIENFLGEKNPRRAKILPGVTVKVMGQEVIVEGIDREAVGQTAANIEQATRITKWDRRVFQDGIYIVEKAGKPIKF from the coding sequence ATGCCGATAGACGCGTGGGTAAGGGAAGAGGTTGAGATTCCGGAGGGCGTTGAGGTCACCGTTGAGAACAACGTCGTCAAGGTCAAGGGCCCGAAGGGCGAGCTCGAGAGGGAGTTCAGCTATCCGGGCGTTCAGATATTCACCGAGGACGACAAGGTCGTCGTCTTCAAGGAGTTCCCGAGGAGGCGTGACATCGCCATTGCGAGAACCTTCAAGGCCCATATAGCCAACATGCTCAGGGGAGTCACTGAGGGCTTCACCTACAAGCTCAAGGTTGTCTACAGCCACTTTCCAATGACCGTTAAGGTTCAGGGGGACGAGGTTATCATAGAGAACTTCCTCGGTGAGAAGAACCCGAGGAGGGCCAAGATACTCCCAGGAGTCACCGTCAAGGTCATGGGGCAGGAGGTCATCGTCGAGGGCATTGACAGGGAAGCGGTAGGCCAGACCGCCGCCAACATCGAGCAGGCCACAAGGATAACCAAGTGGGACAGGCGCGTCTTCCAGGATGGAATTTACATCGTTGAGAAGGCTGGTAAGCCGATAAAGTTCTGA
- a CDS encoding 50S ribosomal protein L32e: MNEKARLLRIRARIKRKKPRFLRQEWWRFPKFKNDPKWRRPKGIDSKMRLKKKGKARSPSIGWSSPRAVRGLHPSGYEEVLVHNVKELEAIDPTRQAARIARTVGARKREIILARAKELGVKVLNP; the protein is encoded by the coding sequence ATGAACGAGAAGGCGAGACTCCTTAGGATAAGGGCCAGGATCAAGAGGAAGAAGCCCCGCTTCCTCAGGCAGGAGTGGTGGAGGTTTCCCAAGTTCAAGAACGACCCGAAGTGGCGCAGGCCGAAGGGAATCGACAGCAAGATGAGGCTCAAGAAGAAGGGCAAGGCCCGCTCACCGAGCATCGGCTGGAGCTCCCCTAGAGCCGTCAGGGGGCTCCACCCGAGCGGGTACGAGGAAGTCCTCGTCCACAACGTCAAGGAGCTTGAGGCCATAGACCCGACCAGGCAGGCGGCGAGGATAGCCAGGACCGTTGGTGCCAGGAAGAGAGAGATTATACTCGCCAGGGCCAAGGAGCTCGGCGTGAAGGTACTCAACCCGTGA
- a CDS encoding 50S ribosomal protein L19e, giving the protein MLKMQRRIAADLLKCGENRVWIDPERIDDVVAAITREDIKRLINDGVIKKKPVKGQSRARARAYQEARKKGRHRGPGSRKGKKTARMGKKERWMMTIRALRKELRKLKAEGKLDEHTYRRLYIRAKGGQFKNKRQLYLFMQEHGILKE; this is encoded by the coding sequence ATGCTCAAGATGCAGAGAAGGATTGCCGCTGATTTGTTGAAGTGCGGTGAGAACAGGGTCTGGATCGACCCTGAGAGGATTGACGACGTTGTCGCCGCGATAACCAGGGAGGACATCAAGAGGCTCATCAACGACGGCGTCATCAAGAAGAAGCCCGTCAAGGGCCAGAGCAGGGCTCGCGCTAGGGCCTACCAGGAGGCCAGGAAGAAGGGCCGCCACAGGGGTCCGGGAAGCAGGAAGGGTAAAAAGACCGCCAGAATGGGCAAGAAGGAGCGCTGGATGATGACCATAAGGGCCCTCAGGAAGGAGCTCAGGAAGCTCAAGGCCGAGGGCAAGCTTGACGAGCACACCTACAGGAGGCTCTACATCAGGGCCAAGGGCGGCCAGTTCAAGAACAAGAGGCAGCTCTACCTGTTCATGCAGGAGCACGGTATCTTGAAGGAGTGA
- a CDS encoding 50S ribosomal protein L18, with protein MAHGPRYRVPFRRRREGKTNYHKRLALLKSGKPRLVVRKTLNHHIAQIVVYDPKGDRTVVSAHTRELMRDFGWKGHGGNTPSAYLLGLLIGYKAKQAGIEEAILDIGLHPPTRGSSIFAVLKGAVDAGLNVPHSEEIYPEDYRINGEHVANYAKALREEDEAAYRRQFGGYLVRGLEPEKLPEHFEEVKAKIIEKFEGARE; from the coding sequence ATGGCACACGGACCGAGGTATAGGGTTCCGTTCAGGAGGAGGAGAGAGGGTAAGACTAACTATCACAAGAGGCTCGCCCTCCTCAAGTCTGGCAAGCCCAGGCTTGTTGTGAGGAAGACCCTCAACCACCACATAGCCCAGATCGTCGTTTACGACCCGAAGGGCGACAGGACAGTTGTTTCAGCTCACACCAGGGAGCTCATGAGGGACTTCGGCTGGAAGGGCCACGGCGGCAACACGCCGAGCGCCTACCTGCTTGGTCTCCTCATAGGCTACAAAGCCAAGCAGGCCGGCATCGAGGAGGCTATCCTCGACATAGGCCTCCACCCGCCGACCAGGGGTTCGAGCATATTCGCCGTCCTCAAGGGTGCCGTTGACGCTGGACTCAACGTCCCGCACAGCGAGGAGATATACCCCGAGGACTACAGGATAAACGGCGAGCACGTGGCGAACTACGCCAAGGCTCTCAGGGAGGAGGACGAGGCCGCCTACAGGAGGCAGTTTGGAGGATACCTGGTCAGGGGGCTTGAGCCCGAGAAGCTCCCTGAGCACTTTGAAGAGGTTAAGGCCAAGATAATCGAGAAGTTTGAGGGGGCGAGAGAATGA
- the rpsE gene encoding 30S ribosomal protein S5, whose protein sequence is MSDPREIAQRVLEEWEPRTKLGMLVKEGQITDIHEIFRKGYQIKEPEIVDVLLPEVNLRENQEVLDIALTVRMTDSGRRIRFRVLAAVGNRDGYVGLGIGHGKEVGIAIRKAINYAKMNIIEIKRGCGSWECRCRRPHSIPFAVEGKEGSVKVKLMPGPRGLGLVIGDVGKKILSLAGVQDVWSQTLGETRTTVNFAKAVFNALYNTNSVAIKPEDIERYGIIVGREISANFQVE, encoded by the coding sequence ATGAGCGACCCGAGAGAGATTGCCCAGCGCGTCCTTGAGGAGTGGGAGCCGAGGACGAAACTCGGCATGCTCGTCAAGGAGGGCCAGATAACTGACATTCACGAGATCTTCAGGAAGGGCTACCAGATAAAGGAGCCCGAGATCGTTGACGTTCTCCTTCCGGAGGTCAACCTCAGGGAGAACCAGGAAGTGCTCGACATAGCCCTCACCGTCAGGATGACCGACAGCGGCAGGAGGATCCGCTTCAGGGTTCTCGCCGCTGTGGGCAACAGGGACGGCTATGTTGGCCTCGGAATCGGCCACGGCAAGGAGGTCGGAATAGCCATCAGGAAGGCCATCAACTACGCCAAGATGAACATCATCGAGATCAAGCGTGGCTGCGGTTCCTGGGAGTGCAGGTGCAGGAGGCCCCACTCGATTCCGTTCGCCGTCGAGGGCAAAGAGGGAAGCGTTAAGGTCAAGCTCATGCCCGGACCGCGTGGTCTCGGACTGGTCATAGGTGACGTCGGCAAGAAGATACTCAGCCTCGCTGGTGTTCAGGACGTCTGGTCCCAGACCCTCGGTGAGACCAGAACCACGGTCAACTTCGCAAAGGCAGTCTTTAACGCCCTCTACAACACCAACAGTGTCGCCATCAAGCCAGAGGACATCGAGCGCTACGGCATAATCGTTGGAAGGGAGATATCAGCAAACTTCCAGGTTGAGTGA
- a CDS encoding 50S ribosomal protein L30 has protein sequence MAKLALIRLRSGIRARGEVRDTLAMLRLHRINHLVLIDDTPSYKGMVQKVKDYITWGEIDAETLAKLIRKRGRLIGNKPVTDDYVKEKLGMTIEEFAQKVVNGEMKLTDLPNIKPVFRLHPPRGGLKGSKKRSFKEGGALGYRGEKINELIERML, from the coding sequence ATGGCAAAGCTTGCACTCATCAGGCTTAGGAGTGGAATAAGGGCGAGGGGTGAGGTGAGGGACACCCTCGCCATGCTCCGCCTCCACAGGATCAACCACCTCGTCCTTATCGACGACACCCCGAGCTACAAGGGAATGGTTCAGAAGGTTAAGGACTACATCACCTGGGGCGAGATTGACGCAGAGACCCTCGCCAAGCTCATCAGGAAGAGGGGCAGACTCATAGGCAACAAGCCGGTCACCGACGACTACGTCAAGGAGAAGCTCGGAATGACCATTGAGGAGTTTGCCCAGAAGGTCGTCAACGGCGAGATGAAGCTCACTGACCTGCCGAACATCAAGCCGGTCTTCAGGCTCCACCCGCCGAGGGGCGGCCTCAAGGGCAGCAAGAAGCGCTCCTTCAAAGAGGGCGGAGCACTCGGCTACCGTGGCGAGAAGATAAACGAGCTCATTGAGAGAATGCTCTGA
- a CDS encoding uL15m family ribosomal protein, translating into MIRRKKKVRKLRGSHTHGWGCKKKHRGGGSKGGKGMAGTGKRKNTKWTWTIKYAPDHLGKRGFHRPKAVQYTPQTINLSDIDENLQLFLDMGVAYEEEGKIVVDVTQLGVDKVLGTGKLTRPLTIKAYYVTPKAEEKIKAAGGEVLLA; encoded by the coding sequence ATGATAAGGAGGAAAAAGAAGGTTAGGAAGCTCCGCGGAAGTCACACTCACGGATGGGGCTGCAAGAAGAAGCACCGTGGCGGTGGAAGCAAGGGCGGTAAGGGAATGGCTGGAACTGGAAAGAGGAAAAACACCAAGTGGACCTGGACCATCAAGTACGCCCCGGACCACCTCGGCAAGCGCGGTTTCCACAGGCCTAAAGCCGTCCAGTACACCCCGCAGACCATAAACCTCAGCGACATCGATGAGAACCTCCAGCTCTTCCTCGACATGGGCGTCGCCTACGAGGAGGAGGGGAAGATAGTCGTTGACGTCACCCAGCTCGGCGTCGACAAGGTTCTCGGAACCGGCAAACTCACCAGGCCCCTTACCATCAAGGCCTACTACGTCACCCCGAAGGCCGAGGAGAAGATTAAGGCTGCCGGCGGCGAGGTTCTCCTCGCCTGA